The window TGAATCTTTGTTTCATATAATTTTCTTTATATAGCGAAACATGACCAAATATACCAATAGTTTTTCTATAAATAAGCGAATCCTTCAACATACTGGGAGCATCAGGATAATCTACTTTAGAGGCAGATACACCAAAGCTGACATCCTTTTTGGATAGTAAACCAAATGAACGAGTGAGATTAAAACTTGCACCCTTCGATTCACCATAATATTTAATAGGTTCAGCATTATACCAGAATGAAGCTGTGAAACCATAATTAAGACCAAAACTCATCGCCCATTTAACTTCTTTTGAATACAACGGCTGAGTCAGAGATAAATTTAATCCTCGGTAAAGTCCACCCCTCGGTGGATTAATGTTAATGGCTGAATTTAATCCTATTTGCCATCTTGTCCCAAATAATCTGGGTTCTGTAAACCAAAAGTTTGTAAGGTGTGATGTAAAATTCTCACGATACATTTTAGTGTAGAAGAAAAATAACCCTACATTTTGACCCATCCCCATAAAGTTAACATCTGTGAGTAAGCCACCAGCATAATAATAGCCACCGCCACCTGAAGGCGGTATTGGTACAGGATATATGTGCCATACTTCTTTCACTTTTACTATCAAATCTACCATTTTATTCACTGTATCACACTCTTCCACTATTTCAGTATCCTGAAAATATCCTAATTTGCGTAGGTTACGCTCACTTTCTTCTATTTTAAGGCTATCATAACTTTCGTTTTCTCTGAGTAACAACTCACGCTTTATCACAAACTCTTTTGTCCAGTGATTACCGCTAACTGTGATTTTACCTATTTTGTAGTTACCTGTTGTATTTATGAATATGAATATAATAAATAATAAATTAAACATTGTTCCCCAATCCAAAAATTGATATTAAATGATTGGATTTGACAGTGTTGGGACTTCATAGATTAATCAAGTAGAGTATACACCCATTGACTTAAATTTTTCAATCCTATTTTTTACAAGTATCTCTATAGGCATAGAAGATAGGTGGTTAAGATTATCTAATATTGTTTGTTTCAATATAGCTGCGCTTTGCTCAGGATTTCTGTGAACACCGCCTTCTGGTTCCTTTACAATTCCATCTATTACTTTTAGTTCTAACAAGTCTTGTGCAGTTATATGTAGTGCTTCTGCGGCTTCTGGTGCCTTCTTTGCATCTCGCCATAAGATTGAGGCACAGCCTTCAGGCGATATCACAGAATAAAATGCATACTCTTGCATTAACACTATGTCACCTACCCCAATCCCAAGTGCACCACCTGAGCCGCCTTCTCCTGTTATTATTACAATTATAGGTACCCTTATAGTAGACATCGCTTTTATATTTTGAGCTATAGCTTGAGCCTGTCCGCGCTCTTCAGCCCCTATACCCGGATAGGCACCGGGTGTATCTATTAAGCTAACAATTGGCTTGCCAAATTTTTCACCTAACTTCATAACTCTCAGTGCTTTTCTATAGCCTTCAGGGTGTGCCATTCCAAAGTTACGATAAAGTTTATCTTTAGTTGTTCTCCCTTTTTCGTGGCCCACAATGACAACTGATTTGCCATCAAGCTTACCTATTCCTGCAACAATAGCAGGGTCATCTCTAAAGCAGCCATCGCCATGCAACTCTAAGAACTCATTTACCATTAGTTTAATATAATCCATAGTATAGAGCCTATCTGGGTGGCGTGCAAGTTGAACTCGCTGCCAGGGAGTTAGGTTTGAGAACACTTCTTTTCTCATTTTTGAGACTTTTGCTTCAAGGCGCTTAATCTCATCCTTTAAGTCAAGTCGCTCCTCTGATGCAAGTATATGCAACTCATCAATCTTATGCTCAATTTCAGCTATAGGACGCTCAAAGTCAAGTAAATACATAACTACTTAGTTATTGTTAAGATATGAGCTACGCCAAGTCCTAATCCATACGGCTTAAATGCGTAATCAAGTGAGAGACCGCTCCAGTTGACTCCAAATCCAGCTGAGATAGACTCTGACTTATACTCGGATCTTATACTATATCCGGCTCTTAACTCAAAGTTAGGACTAATCTTGTACTCAATACCAAGCCCTCCTCTTAGTATAGTATCTTTGTATTTATTAGTTCCAATTGATATTAACAATTTATTCCAATTATAGCTTACACCTAATTTCCACGCAAATGGAGTCTTAAACTTTTTATTCTCAAACTTAATCTTTGGTCCTAAATTACTTAGTGTGCCTGCAACCCATACTCCCGGATACGGATTATAAGATGCACCTAAATCAATAAGCCAGCCTAACGCTGAGTAAATATATATCTGCTCATAAATTCCCTTTAATGACCAACCCATGTTAAAATCTTTACCAAAACTTCTCGCATAAGAACCAATTAACATAAAATCATATGCACTGAATTCACCCAAAGAGTCTTGCAATTCGCTCCTGAGCTCTATCTCATTAACACATAACCCACTAACTGCTATCCCATAGGCATTGTAGCCTCTTTTATTTGATACCCCAAAAAACTCATTCCTCATTTCCATAAAGTGCTGTGTATGTGTAAAACTAACCCGCAACCCATCACTCCTAACAATACCTGTTGGATTCCACCACATAGCAGTCGGGTCTGAGACTACACTCAGGTATCCGTCACCAATGGCTACTCCACGCGCACCCTGACTTATCTTAAGCCAGGAGAGACCAACCTTGTCCTCTTTTTGGTTACAGAAGTCTGATATCTTATCCCGCCAGCTACCAAAACTAGAAATAGCAAGTAATAAAAATACAGGAATCAAAAAAATTCTCATTTTAACTATACACATACTCCATCAAGATTAACTTATTTGCAAAGATGCACTTTACAGCTACAAGCTTTGAAAAATAAATACCAGATA of the bacterium genome contains:
- a CDS encoding POTRA domain-containing protein, encoding MFNLLFIIFIFINTTGNYKIGKITVSGNHWTKEFVIKRELLLRENESYDSLKIEESERNLRKLGYFQDTEIVEECDTVNKMVDLIVKVKEVWHIYPVPIPPSGGGGYYYAGGLLTDVNFMGMGQNVGLFFFYTKMYRENFTSHLTNFWFTEPRLFGTRWQIGLNSAININPPRGGLYRGLNLSLTQPLYSKEVKWAMSFGLNYGFTASFWYNAEPIKYYGESKGASFNLTRSFGLLSKKDVSFGVSASKVDYPDAPSMLKDSLIYRKTIGIFGHVSLYKENYMKQRFIDELGRTEDIRLGHYFNFELEPHNKALGSKRDELELSTSLSYTYKILGLIFKDALSFSSDLTRDSLLNTVVTNELKSFYKLPLNQTLAVRLRLCYIKNYEPPSPYRLGGSNGLRGYPANELGGEKELLVNMEDRIILINTPSFVFGPVLFLDIGGYFDQKIVKSVGLGVRFTFPRFLCPVLRIDYAYPLDATKIENWSFGINQTFTINPLSFNISVRI
- a CDS encoding acetyl-CoA carboxylase carboxyltransferase subunit alpha — its product is MYLLDFERPIAEIEHKIDELHILASEERLDLKDEIKRLEAKVSKMRKEVFSNLTPWQRVQLARHPDRLYTMDYIKLMVNEFLELHGDGCFRDDPAIVAGIGKLDGKSVVIVGHEKGRTTKDKLYRNFGMAHPEGYRKALRVMKLGEKFGKPIVSLIDTPGAYPGIGAEERGQAQAIAQNIKAMSTIRVPIIVIITGEGGSGGALGIGVGDIVLMQEYAFYSVISPEGCASILWRDAKKAPEAAEALHITAQDLLELKVIDGIVKEPEGGVHRNPEQSAAILKQTILDNLNHLSSMPIEILVKNRIEKFKSMGVYST
- a CDS encoding PorV/PorQ family protein, with protein sequence MRIFLIPVFLLLAISSFGSWRDKISDFCNQKEDKVGLSWLKISQGARGVAIGDGYLSVVSDPTAMWWNPTGIVRSDGLRVSFTHTQHFMEMRNEFFGVSNKRGYNAYGIAVSGLCVNEIELRSELQDSLGEFSAYDFMLIGSYARSFGKDFNMGWSLKGIYEQIYIYSALGWLIDLGASYNPYPGVWVAGTLSNLGPKIKFENKKFKTPFAWKLGVSYNWNKLLISIGTNKYKDTILRGGLGIEYKISPNFELRAGYSIRSEYKSESISAGFGVNWSGLSLDYAFKPYGLGLGVAHILTITK